One stretch of Salvia hispanica cultivar TCC Black 2014 unplaced genomic scaffold, UniMelb_Shisp_WGS_1.0 HiC_scaffold_929, whole genome shotgun sequence DNA includes these proteins:
- the LOC125200362 gene encoding uncharacterized protein LOC125200362, with amino-acid sequence MGSIDCMHWEWKNCPVAWKGQFTTGFKQKHPSMILEAVADYRLRIRHAYFGVAGSNNKDQRSAQSSPIFNDECRGEGPEISFVANGTQYRMGYYLADGIYPRWPVFAKTLRQPAGAKRQYFARKQEAARKDVERAFEDEGFAAERWAPEDGASTSHGVASTPIQMGVPRSNEYLIQRFADIRRSTTHDQLQVDLIEEV; translated from the exons ATGGGCAGCattgattgcatgcattgggagtggaaaaaCTGCCCGGTGGCGTGGAAAGGCCAGTTCACTACCGGTTTCAAGCAGAAACATCCGTCGATGATCCTCGAAGCCGTTGCTGACTACCGTTTGCGGATccggcatgcgtatttcggtGTTGCAGGTTCGAACAACAAAGATCAACGTTCTGCGCAGTCGTCACCTATCTTCAATGATGAGTGCCGGGGAGAGGGTCCAGAGATCAGTTTTGTAGCAAATGGCACGCAGTATCGCatgggatactatttggcaGATGGAATATACCCTCGTTGGCCCGTATTCGCCAAGACACTTCGCCAACCGGCTGGAGCGAAGAGACAATATTTTGCGCGAAAACAAGAGGCCGCTAGGAAAGATGTTGAGCGAgcttttg aagatgaaggatttgcTGCAGAACGTTGGGCGCCGGAAGATGGTGCAAGTACAAGTCACGGCGTTGCCTCCACGCCGATACAGATGGGTGTACCACGTAGTAATGAATATCTGATCCAACGTTTCGCTGATATACGCAGGAGCACAACACATGACCAACTCCAGGTCGATTTGATTGAAGAGGTCTAG